A single genomic interval of Bacteroidales bacterium harbors:
- the deoC gene encoding deoxyribose-phosphate aldolase, with product MKFISENIKSNIEKILSTSVENKQQVYKQIVNHIDLTTLEGTDNVEKVEALCKQAYSIENPSKGIPKVAAVCVYPVFVKTACNALSGKGINVAAVAGAFPSGQSPLNLRLDEVKYAVEQGANEIDMVISRGRFLSGEREFLREEVKKHKQACGNAHLKVILETGELLDPNLIYEASMISMEEGADFIKTSTGKIQPAATLEAAFVMLTAISDFYKKTGKKIGFKPAGGVSQPDVAVQYWQLVKSIIGEEWLNNSLFRFGTSSLLTKLIDAID from the coding sequence ATGAAATTTATATCTGAAAATATTAAAAGCAATATTGAAAAAATATTGTCAACATCTGTAGAAAACAAGCAACAAGTCTATAAACAAATAGTAAATCATATAGATTTGACCACACTTGAAGGAACTGACAATGTGGAAAAAGTGGAAGCTTTGTGTAAACAAGCATATTCAATAGAAAATCCAAGCAAGGGTATTCCAAAAGTTGCTGCTGTTTGCGTTTATCCTGTGTTTGTAAAAACAGCTTGCAATGCTCTTTCTGGAAAAGGAATAAATGTAGCTGCTGTTGCAGGAGCGTTTCCATCAGGACAAAGCCCATTGAATTTAAGGCTCGATGAAGTGAAATACGCAGTAGAACAAGGCGCAAATGAAATAGACATGGTTATTTCAAGAGGTCGCTTTTTGTCAGGAGAAAGAGAATTTTTGAGAGAAGAAGTGAAAAAACATAAGCAGGCTTGTGGCAATGCTCATCTAAAAGTTATTTTAGAAACAGGCGAATTGCTTGACCCAAACTTGATTTATGAAGCATCAATGATTTCAATGGAAGAAGGAGCAGACTTTATAAAAACTTCAACAGGAAAAATTCAGCCTGCCGCTACATTAGAAGCTGCTTTTGTTATGTTAACTGCAATTTCAGATTTTTATAAAAAAACAGGTAAAAAGATAGGGTTTAAGCCTGCTGGCGGCGTTAGTCAGCCTGATGTTGCTGTTCAGTATTGGCAATTAGTAAAATCAATTATTGGAGAAGAATGGTTGA